The Pyrus communis chromosome 12, drPyrComm1.1, whole genome shotgun sequence genomic sequence GAAACCCCAGTTCCCCAATCTGTGTCTAATTTGttgttaaattttgaatttttgtgacaaaattgatggattttttttgtgataaattTGTCCAGATAAGGAGGTCGTCTTACCATGATGTGATAAGGGTGAATGAGATTCAGAAGCATCTGGACATCAGTGGAGTCCAAACCTACATTATCAACAGTGCTCGAGTTGTGTTTCTGAACGAGAGGCCACAGCCTAGGCCTGGCAAAGGAGTCACAAATACCTGTGAAGTCTGTGAACGCAGCCTCCTCGATTCCTTCAGATTCTGCTCTCTTGGTTGCAAGGTAATTACATTGTTCTCCTTTCCCTTTCCATTTTCCATTGTTTggttggttgctgagaaaatggaagaaaatttcaaacttttgttttgtctCCAAGTTCCAACCAAAAATCAAACCAATGAGCTCAGACTAAATGTCATGCATTCATATGAGGTTGACTTTTCACTGCCTTGAATGCCGTAaatctttgagttttaatgtGAATGTCACACTTTGAATTCCATTCCGTTTTATTTTActttcccttccattttctcaccaaccaaacacCCCCCAACCAAAAAGTAAGCATTTGTGTAAATGTTGGTCATTGGTTCCGGTCAACCccccattaaaataaaaagaaaaatcattgaTCGAATCcaataattcaaaactttggGGTAAATACCATACTAATTAATCTCAATCCATTGCATTTGCAAAGCAGATTGTGGGGACATCACCCAGTCATTCCCAGAAGAAGAACAAGTACTCGAAGGCAATGGGAGGTTCCGATTCAGATGAGTCATACAGCAGCAGCAGCCACGGAATTGCAAGGTTCAAGAGCAGCAGCCACAACAAAGTCCAGAGCTTCACACCGTCAACGCCGCCCCCAAGTTCCACTAATTACAGAACGGCCAAGAGACGGAAGGGCATTCCCCACAGAGCCCCAATGGGAGGACTAATCATCGAATATTAAGTCAAGCCCTTGCACTTTTAGTATATTACCTAAATGCCTCACTTATACAGTAAGTCTATCACAAATGCCCCTCCAATCGCTTGAgcttttttttctcaaaaaggccatgttttggagaaaattagaaaaacgcCCACTTAGCTTTCTGGTATTGTACATAGAAGCCGTATAGGAACAAGTGCAAGTGTTGGAAAAGTTAGAGAATAAGACAGTAACAAAAGTGGACGACCGAGAAGAAACTGTGGACGGTGGAGGAGtcagaacaagaagaaaaataacGTCTTTTTACTGTTTCGCAGTTTTACCGGTGTCCCACCCTGGATAAATGTAGGATGGTTCTGGAAATATGAAATATACGTAAGTTTTGGGGGTGAAGATGTAAATAGAGCGTTTTGGTTGGGGAAAAGTCAATCTACTCCTTTGGGAGTGGGTAGTGGAATATGCGTATATGTGGAAAGTGAAATAAtagatttttatattttgtatttttattctGAGCCATTAATTCTGCCTTTACAAGTTTTTGACCAGGCgatcaaataaaaattgaaaacaataacTTATGCGGGGCCCACGCCGCCCGTCTCGTGTGGGGTGCGTTCGTGACGCGGCTTTTCTGTCACTGCGGCACACGTGTTGGGATATTATTTGGTGAGGGAAAGGGCGGCAAAGGAGGTCTTGATCCTCGGAATCATAAAGAGGTCGCAGCCGCCCTccgttttaatatatttttattgggTCAGAAATTCGGAAAGGCGGTTCCTTTAGCAAATTGTGTTACGTTTCTTGTGGGGTCCCACCGGTATGGAGAAACCTGGCCGTTGATTTGAGCGTGCTCTGTGATGCTGGGCTTTGATCTGGTCCACTTATGGCAATCTTGGTGGGACACGTGACAATGACTCAA encodes the following:
- the LOC137710301 gene encoding protein RGF1 INDUCIBLE TRANSCRIPTION FACTOR 1-like, whose amino-acid sequence is MGAGGPDEDDNRWPPWLKPLLKENFFVQCKLHADSHKSECNMYCLDCMNGPLCSLCLSYHKDHRAIQIRRSSYHDVIRVNEIQKHLDISGVQTYIINSARVVFLNERPQPRPGKGVTNTCEVCERSLLDSFRFCSLGCKIVGTSPSHSQKKNKYSKAMGGSDSDESYSSSSHGIARFKSSSHNKVQSFTPSTPPPSSTNYRTAKRRKGIPHRAPMGGLIIEY